The following are encoded in a window of Candidatus Eisenbacteria bacterium genomic DNA:
- a CDS encoding HAMP domain-containing protein: MLGTLRQRLLALFLLVSLIPSLGLTLIVTYYLSRSISALRNPETENALAQSLEVIREGIERLGSDARQHAEVMALDPTTRRLLAPGRPADLERHLREEARSRGLDYVCLYRIGPPTERVFGARLGPRITLPQPERESLLGALEQGGLITGGDAPRQVSGVAPLGREYMLLAGYQLDPEISKEILDLQQNLTMYRKLSVYTWISERSLWIFAAIWTVVLGLASFALAYFVSRDTARPILELRGAMEHVSSGDLSHRVKPSGTKEVRFLGTTFNQMVEELQTSRRALVRAERLAAWREVARAVAHEIRNPLTPIQFALERLRDEARRPEAPRARVVQENADLILNEVHSLQEFVTSFSAVAQLPEPHFTPCDLGALAENVAKLYRGSTPIEFRVEVAGQLPLAWADEAQIQRVLVNLIKNAMEASPERGIITLRALRDTNGPEPLLRVEIEDQGHGMDPATLERAVAPGFTTKSTGSGLGLTLVQRIVDQHSGRFFLESNPGIGTRAWFTLPAASEGPE, from the coding sequence ATGCTCGGCACGTTGCGCCAGCGGCTCCTTGCGCTCTTTCTCCTCGTCTCGCTGATTCCGTCCCTCGGCCTGACCCTGATCGTGACCTACTACCTCTCCCGCAGCATCTCCGCGCTTCGAAACCCCGAAACCGAGAACGCGCTCGCGCAGTCGCTCGAGGTGATCCGCGAAGGGATCGAACGGCTCGGGAGCGACGCCCGCCAGCACGCCGAAGTGATGGCGCTCGATCCCACCACGCGGCGGCTCCTCGCACCGGGGCGCCCCGCCGACCTGGAACGCCATCTGCGCGAGGAAGCGAGGAGCCGCGGGCTCGACTACGTCTGCCTGTACCGGATCGGCCCTCCGACCGAGCGGGTGTTCGGGGCCCGGCTCGGTCCCCGCATCACGCTGCCCCAGCCGGAGCGCGAGTCGTTGCTCGGGGCGCTGGAGCAGGGGGGGCTCATCACGGGCGGGGACGCGCCGCGGCAGGTGAGCGGTGTGGCTCCCCTGGGCAGGGAATACATGCTCCTCGCCGGCTACCAGCTCGATCCGGAAATCTCCAAGGAAATCCTCGACCTCCAGCAGAATTTGACGATGTACCGGAAGCTGAGCGTCTACACGTGGATCTCCGAGCGGAGCCTCTGGATCTTCGCGGCCATCTGGACCGTCGTGCTCGGGCTCGCGAGCTTCGCGCTCGCCTACTTCGTCTCGCGGGATACCGCGAGACCGATCCTCGAGCTGCGCGGAGCCATGGAGCACGTCTCCTCTGGAGATCTATCCCATCGCGTGAAGCCCTCGGGAACCAAGGAGGTCCGTTTCCTGGGGACCACGTTCAATCAGATGGTGGAGGAGCTCCAGACCTCGCGGCGCGCGCTCGTCCGCGCGGAGCGGCTCGCCGCGTGGCGCGAGGTCGCCCGGGCGGTCGCACACGAAATCCGGAATCCGCTCACGCCGATTCAGTTCGCGCTCGAGCGGTTGAGGGACGAGGCGCGCCGCCCCGAAGCGCCGCGGGCGCGGGTCGTGCAGGAGAACGCGGACCTGATCTTGAACGAGGTCCATTCGCTCCAGGAATTCGTGACTTCCTTCTCGGCGGTGGCCCAGCTGCCCGAGCCGCATTTCACACCGTGCGACCTCGGGGCGCTCGCGGAGAATGTCGCCAAGCTCTACCGGGGATCCACCCCGATCGAATTCCGCGTTGAGGTCGCGGGGCAGCTGCCGTTAGCCTGGGCCGATGAAGCGCAGATCCAGCGCGTGCTCGTGAACCTCATCAAGAACGCGATGGAAGCCTCTCCGGAGCGCGGGATCATCACGCTTCGAGCGCTCCGGGATACGAACGGCCCGGAGCCCCTGCTCCGCGTGGAGATCGAAGACCAGGGACACGGAATGGATCCCGCCACCCTCGAGCGCGCGGTGGCGCCGGGATTCACAACGAAATCGACGGGGAGCGGATTAGGCCTCACCCTGGTACAACGTATTGTGGACCAGCACTCGG